Part of the Streptomyces sp. RFCAC02 genome is shown below.
GCCTGGAGCCGCGCGTAGGCGCCGCCGAGCCGCAGCAGCTCGGCATGGGTGCCGATCTCCTGGATGTGGCCCTGGTCGAGGACCACGATCCGGTCGGCGTTCCTGACCGTGGACAGGCGGTGCGCGACGACGAACACCGTCCGTCCGCGCATCAGCCGGTCCATGGCCTCCTGCACCAGCGCCTCCGACCGGGTGTCGAGCGCGGAGGTCGCCTCGTCCAGCACCAGGATCCGCGGGTCGCGGATCAGGGCGCGGGCGATCGCGATGCGCTGCCGCTGGCCGCCGGACAGCCGCGCGCCGCGCTCGCCGACGACCGTGTCCAGGCCGGTGGGCAGCTCCTCCACGAACTCCAGGGCGTTCGCGTCGGCCAGCGCGGCCCGTACGGCCCGGTCGTCGGCGTCGGCCATGCCGTAGCCGACGTTCTCCCTGATGCTGCCCTCGAAGAGCACGGACTCCTGCGGCACCACCGACAGGAACCGCCGGTAGCTGCGGAGGTCGAGCGTCGCCATGTCGGTGCCGTCGAGGAGGATGCGGCCCGAGACGGGCCGGATGAAGCCGATGAGGAGGTTCAGCACGGTGGACTTGCCCGCGCCCGAAGCCCCGACCAGGGCGATGGTCTCGCCCGGCCGGACCGCGAGGTCGAAGCCGGTGACCGCGGCCGCGCCCTCGCCGTCGTAGCGGTAGTCCACCCGCTGGAAGTCGATGCGGCCCTTGACCGCCGTCACCTCGGTCTTCCCGGCGTTGATCTCCAGGTCGGGCGCCTGGAGCACCTCGCCGGCCGAGCGGACCGATTCGAGCCCCCTGCTGATGATCGGGGCGAGGCCCATCAGCATGGTCATCGAACCGGTGAGGGTCGTGAAGAAGGTGCTGAGCATCACCACGTCGCCCGCCGTGATCGGGAGCCACGCGTAGTAGGCGATCACGGCGGCGCCGGACAGGAAGCCGATGCCGATGGTGTTCAGCAGGATCCAGGCGATCGCGCCGAAGTGCCCGTTCAGCAGGTCGAGCCGTATGCCCGCCGTCAGGACCTTCCGCAGGGTGCCGTCCACACGCACGAGCGCGGCGCGCTCCAGGCCGTGGGCGCGCGTGACGGGGATGAGGCTGGTCATCTCGCCGACGCGCGCGGACAACTGCTCGACCTGGCGCCGGTACTTCTCGTTGTGGCCGCGCAGCCGGCCGCGCAGCCGCCGCACCAGCAGGGCGGAGGCCGGCACCAGGACGACGAAGACGGGCAGCGCGGCCGGGACGCGGACCGCGATGACGATCAGGCCGCCGACCAGGGTGATGACGGCGGCCAGTCCGGTGTCGGCGCTCTGCTGCACCGACTGCTCGATGTTCTCGACATCCCGGATGACCTTGGTCTGCAATGTGCTGGCGCTGACGCGGGAGTGATAGCCGATGGAGAGTTCCTGCATACGCCGGCACAGGGCGGACCGGAGGCCGGTGCCCACGCGCCGCACGCTGCCGTGCATGCAGCGGACGTAGAGCAGATGAGTCGGGTAATTCATCAGGAGAACGATCACCAGCACGAGGGTGTTGACCCACAGTTCGGAGGCCGGGCGTTTCTCGACGACGATGTCGATGATGTTGGCGGTGATCAGGGGAAGCAGCCAGACGGGGCTGTGCTTGACGATGAACGCCAGCACCGCCGTGAGAAGCCTGAAACGGGCTTCCCCGAAGAGGTAGACGAGGGTCCGCACCGGGTGTTCCCCCTGGTAGCGGTGCTCCAGGGGTCCTTGCGGAAGAGCCATGACAGCAGCACTCCAACGTCCGGGGAATGAGTTGGGGTCACTGTGCCCCCGGACGCGATCGAACATCCTCCGAAATGTCGATACCGGGTGGACTCTTCCCTTTTCCTTCAGGTTCGCGGTACTTCATATACATGGTGATAGTCACCCCGGCGGGCGCCAACTCTTTCCGAAACGGTGGCGGTGTCATCCCTCAGCGGTCCGATTTCGCAACTTCCGTATAGTCGCGGAAGGTGGTGCGGAGTGCGCTGCCGTACGGCCCCGCCCGGCGTTCGCAACCGTGCGCCTCGGCCGGTCGAGTGATGGGGGGCGTGAACGGCGCACCGGGGGTCGCGGCAAAACCGTTCTGAATAAGGCGACTTCTGAAAGTCGGCGATCATATCGGCAAGGATTCACGATGAATTACGGTCACCGTGTCACGTCGCCCTGGCACATGCCAAGACTCGGAGCATGGACAGCAGACCCGAAGCGCCACCCCGTCCCGGCACCACCGCACCGTCCGGCCACGCGGGGACGTGGCGGTTCACCGTGCCGCCCGACGACCTCTCCGTCCCCCGGGCACGGCACGCGGTGCGCGACCTCCTCGTCCGGCGCGCCGTCCCCCTCACCCCGGACCGGCTGCACAGCGTGCTGGTGATCCTGTCCGAGCTCGTGACCAACGCCGTCCGGCACGCGGCCCTCCTCACCCCGGAGATCGGGGTGGACATCGCCCTCGACGGCCGCACGCTCCGGGTGGCCGTCGAGGACGGCCACCCCTACCGCCCGCACGCCCTCGACGTGCCCCCCGACGGGCACGGCACGGGCGGGCGCGGCCTGCTCCTCGTCCAGACCATCGCGGAGGAGGCGGGCGGTTCCTCCGGCGCCGACCCGACGGCGGCCGGCGGGAAGACCGTCTGGGCGGTCCTCCCGCTCGACGGCCACCCGCCCGGCCCGCTCACCAGCCCGCGTCGGTCCCCGTGACCCGGCGGATGCCCGGCAGCGCCGCGTCGAGCACGGTCCCGAACCAGGCCGAGAACGTGTCCCCGGCACGCAGCCGCGCCAACTCGGCGGCCGTCACGAACTCCGTCTCCGCCACCTCCGCCGGGTCCGGCCGCAGCGGGGCCGCCACCAGGCCGGCGAACAGATGGTTGTACTCCTGCTCGACCAGCCCCGAAAGGGGATCGGGGTGGTTGTAGCGGACCGTGCCCACCGCCCGCAGCGACTCCGGCGCCGCGCCCAGTTCCTCCGTGGTCCGCCGCGTCGCGGCGAGGAACGGCGCCTCGCCCGGCAGCGGATGACCGCAGCAGGTGTTCGACCAGACACCGGGGGAGTGGTACTTGCCGTGCGCCCGGCGCTGGAGCAGCAGCCGGCCCGAGGCGTCGAAGAGGAAGACCGAGAACGCCCGGTGGAGCCGGCCGGGAGCCCGGTGGGCCGCCAGCTTCTCGGCCGTGCCGATCGTCGTGCCGTCCTCGTCGACGAGTTCCAGCATGATCGGCTCCGCCGCTGCGGCGCTGCTGTGGGGCATGGATGCTTTCCTCTTCTTCCCGTTGCGCATGCGTGTTTTCCGGTGCTTCCCGGCCTTTGTCGCCGAATGTCGCCCAGCGTGATGCCGGCGCGGTGGATATCGCCTGTTTCTGCTTTTCCCGGGATCTGACCGGTTTCCTGTTCAGTCTGCCCCACCGGGCCGGGCGCGCGGGCGCGGTCGCCGCAGGACGCGGGCGCATCCCGCCCGCGGGGACCGGGGCGCGGCCCTCTCCCGTGATCGCGTAGGGTCGCATCGGCTCCCGGAGTGGCAACCCGATATGAACTCCGGGTTTCCTGATGCCAACGCCCTGCTTGCCGCGCGATGGTCATCGGATAATCTCTGCCGACGTGCGGCCGCACAGAGCGGTCACGCCCCAAGGAGTGAGTCTGCTGTCGATCGCGATCCTCACCGGTTCGCCCGTCCCCGGGTCGCCACTGGAAGACGACCTGCGCGCGCTCGGATTCACCGTGACGGTGGCGGCGGAGGGCGACCTCACGGCCGCGCTCGACCGGGCCGCCCCCGAAGCGCGCGTCGCCGTCGTCGATCCGCGGTTCACCGGCCACCGGCACGCCCTGCGGCTCGCCCTCACCGATCCCCGGTTCGAGGCCGCGGCGATCCCCGGCGCCCTCACGGTCCTGCCGCCCGCCCGCCCGGCGCTGGCGTCCGCCGCCGCCGGCGGCGCGCCCCGCACCGACCGGCTCACCGACGCGCTGGCCGCCGCCGGAACCCCCGTCCACCGGCCCGAACTCGGCACGCTCACCGCCACCGTCCCCGCGACCGACACCGAACGCGCCCGTGCCGCCGAGGCCGTGGCCGCCGTCGACGACGAGGCGGTCCGGCTGCGGTCCGCCGTCAAGTCCCGCGACGGCTTCACCACGACGTTCCTTGTCAGCCCGTACTCCCGCTACATCGCCCGCTGGTGCGCCCGGCGCGGCCTCACCCCGAACCAGGTCACCACCGCGTCCCTGGTCACCGCGCTGATCGCGGCCGGCTGCGCCGCGACCGGCACCCGGGGCGGCTTCATCGCCGCCGGGGTCCTGCTGCTCGCCTCGTTCGTCCTCGACTGCACGGACGGCCAGCTCGCCCGCTACTCCCTCCAGTACTCCACCCTCGGCGCCTGGCTCGACGCGACCTTCGACCGCGCCAAGGAGTACGCGTACTACGCGGGGCTCGCCCTCGGCGCGGCCCGCGGCGGCGACGACGTGTGGGCGCTCGCCCTCGCGGCCATGGTGCTCCAGTCCTGCCGCCACATCGTCGACTTCGCGTTCAACGACGCCCACCCGCCGGCGCCGCCCGGCGGCGGAAGCCGCGCCCCCGCGGCGGCCACCGCCCTGTCGGGCCGCCTCGACAGCATCGGCTGGACCGTCTGGGCCCGCCGCATGATCGTCCTCCCCATCGGTGAACGCTGGCTGCTGATCGCCGTCCTCACGGCACTCACCACTCCCCGCGTCACCTTCATCGTGCTGCTGGCCGCCTGCGGCTTCGCGGCCTGCTACACCACGGCCGGCCGCCTGCTGCGGTCCCGCCGCCTACCCGGCCCGACACCCGAGGCGGCCCGCACGCTCACCGGCCTCACCGACAGCGGCCCCCTGGCCGGCCTGATCAGCAGGATCCCCGCGCCGCGCGGCCCGTTCCCCGCTCCCGCGTGGGCGCTCGGCGGCACCGTGCTGCTCGTGGCGTCCGCCCTGTGGGCCGGCACCGACCACGCCTGGTACGTCGTGGCGGCGGCCGTCTGCTACGCCATCGCCACGGGCCGGGCGCAGGCGGCGCCCCTGCGCAGGCCCTTCGACTGGCTGCTCCCGCCGCTGTTCCGCGCGGCGGAGTACCTCACGATCCTCGTGCTCGCGGCCCGCAGCGGGGTGAACGGGGCGTTGCCGGCGGCTTTCGGTCTGGTGGCCGCTTGCGCCTACCATCACTACGACACGGTGTACCGCCTCCGCGGCGGTGCCGGGGCGCCTCCGCCCTGGCTGGTCATGTCCACCGGGGGTCACGAGGGGCGCGTTCTCGTGGTCACCGTCGCCGCCGCCCTGTGGGCGGCCGGGCAGGGCTTCACCACCGCGCTGGCCGTCCTCGCGGGGGCGGTGGCGCTCCTGGTGCTGGCGGAGAGCATCCGATTCTGGATCTCCTCCTCCGCACCGGCCGTACACGACGAAACAGGAGAACCCGCATGATCGGCCTCGTGCTGGCCGCCGGCGCCGGACGGCGTCTTCGCCCCTACACCGACACCCTGCCCAAGGCACTGGTGCCGGTCGTGACGCCGGAGGGCGAGGACGGGGAGAGCAGAACCGTCCTCGACCTCACGCTGGCCAACTTCGCCGAGGTCGGCCTCACCGAGGCGGCGATCGTCGTCGGCTACCGCAAGGAGGCCGTGGTCGAGCGCCGTGCGGACCTGGAGCGGCGGTACGGCGTCCGCCTCACCCTCGTCGAGAACGACAAGGCCGAGGAGTGGAACAACGCCTACTCCCTGTGGTGCGCCCGTGACGTCCTGCGCGAGGGCGTGATCCTCGCCAACGGCGACACGGTCCACCCGGCGTCCGTCGAGCGCACCCTGCTCGCCGCCCGCGGCGAGGACCGGCGCATCATCCTGGCCCTCGACACGGCGAAGAAGCTCGCCGACGAGGAGATGAAGGTCGTCACCGAGCCGGGGAAGGGCGTGCGGCGCATCACCAAGCTGATGGACCCCGCCGAGGCCACCGGCGAGTACATCGGCGTCACGCTCATCGAGCCCGAGGCCGCCGGCGAACTGGCCGACGCCCTGCGCACCACCTTCGAGCGCGACCCGCAGCTCTACTACGAGGACGGGTACCAGGAGCTGGTCAACCGCGGCTTCCGCGTCGACACCGCGCCGATCGGCGAGGTGAGCTGGGTCGAGATCGACAACCACGAGGACCTCGCCCGGGGACGGGAGATCGCGTGCCGGTACTGACCCGTCTGATCCCGTCCCCGGTGTCGGTGGACATCGCCGCCGGGGCGCTGGACAACCTCGGCGGGCTCCTCGCCGACCAGCGGATCTCATCCTCCGGCCGGCTCGCCGTCGCCATCAGCAACGGCTCGGGGACGGCCCTGCGCGAGCGCCTGGCGCCCGCGCTGCCCGGGGCCGAGTGGTACGAGGTGTGCGGCGGCACGATCGACGCCGCCGTCGGGCTGGCCGACGCCATGCGCTCGGGCCACTACGACGCCGTGGTCGGCCTGGGCGGCGGCAAGATCATCGACGTCGCCAAGTACGCGGCGGCACGCGTCGGCCTGCCCATGGTCGCCGTCGCCACGAACCTGGCGCACGACGGGATCTGCTCCCCGGTCTCCACGCTGGACAACGACGCCGGCCGCGGCTCGTACGGCGTGCCCACCCCGATCGCCCTCGTCGTCGACCTCGACGTCATCCGCGACGCCCCCCTGCGCTACGTCCGCTCCGGCATCGGCGACGCCGTGTCGAACCTCTCGGCCATCGCCGACTGGGAGCTGTCCCGCCGCGAGACGGGCGAGCAGGTGGACGGTCTGGCCGCCGCCATGGCGAGGCAGGCGGGCGAGGCCGTGCTGCGGCACCCCGGCGGCTGCGGCGACGACGCGTTCCTCACGGTGCTGGCGGAGGCCCTGGTGCTGTCCGGCATCGCCATGACGATCGCCGGCCACACCCGGCCGTCGTCGGGCGCGTGCCACGAGATCTCCCACGCGCTGGACATCCTCTACCCGGGCCGTTCCGCACCGCACGGGGACCAGGTCGGGCTCGGCGCGGCCTTCGCGATGCACCTGCGCGGCGCGCGCGACGACTGCCTGCTGATCGCGGACGTCCTGCGCCGGCACGGCCTGCCGGTGCTGCCCGGGGACATCGGCTTCAGCACGGAGGAGTTCGTGTCCGCCGTGGCGTTCGCCCCCCGGACCAGGCCCGGCCGTTACACCATCCTGGAACACCTCGACCTGTCGAACGACGAGATCAGGGACGCGTACGCGGATTATGTCAAAACCATCGGTAGCTGAACTCAGGCCGGTCGTGCACCCCGCCGGGGTGAAGGACCGGCGCAGCGGTGAGCACTGGGCCGGGCGCCTGTACATGCGGGAGATCTCCCTGCGCTGGACCCGGCACCTGGTGAACGCCCGGGTCACGCCGAACCAGCTCACCTACCTGATGGTCGTGGCCGGTGTGGCGGCCGGCGCGGTCCTGCTGGTGCCGGGTCTCGCGGGCGCGCTGGTCGCCGCGCTGCTGATCCAGCTCTACCTGCTGCTCGACTGCGTGGACGGCGAGGTCGCCCGCTGGCGGCGGCAGACGTCCGTGACGGGCGTCTACCTCGACCGCGTCGGCCACTACCTGGCGGAGGCGGCCCTGCTGGTCGGCTTCGGTGTGCGGGCGGCCGACGTGTTCGCGGTCGAGGAGCACGCGCCGAACTGGCTGTGGGCCTTCCTCGGCACGCTCGCCGCGCTCGGCGCGATCCTGATCAAGGCCGAGACGGACCTCGTGGACGTCGCGCGGACCCGCAGCGGGCTGCCCGCCGTGCGGGACGAGGCGGCCGCGCCCCGGTCGTCGGGCGTGGCGGCGGCCCGCCGCGCGGCGTCGGCGCTGAAGTTCCACCGCCTGGTCGGCGGGGTGGAGGCGTCACTGCTCATCCTGGTGGTGGCGATCCTCGACCTGGTGCGGGGCGACCTGTTCTTCACGCGCCTCGGCGTCGCGCTGCTGGCGGCGATCGCGGTACTGCAGACGCTGCTGCACCTGGTGTCGATCCTCGCGTCGAGCAGGCTGAGGTGACGGGCGTGGGCACGGCACAGCTGCGGCTCGGCGCGGTCGTCCTGACGATGGGGGACCGTCCAGCGGAGCTGCGCGCGCTGCTGGACTCCGTCGCCGCGCAGGAGGGCGAGCGGATCGAGGTGGTCGTCGTCGGCAACGGCGCGGCCCTCCCCGATCTGCCGCCCGGCGTCCGCAGCGTCGAACTCCCGGAGAACCTCGGCATCCCCGGTGGCCGGAACGTGGGCATCGAGACGTTCGGCCCCGGGGGGAGGGACGTCGATGTCCTCCTGTTTCTGGACGACGATGGACTACTTCCGGACAAAAACACGGCGGAACTGGTTCGGGCGGCCTTCGCGGACGATCCGCGCCTCGGGATCGTGAGCTTCCGCATCGCCGATCCGGCCACCGGTACCACCCAGCGGCGCCACGTGCCCCGGCTGCGGGCCTCCGACCCGATGCGCTCCTCGCGCGTGACGACGTTCCTCGGTGGCGCGAACGCGGTGCGTTCCGCCGTGTTCCAGCAGGTCGGCGGCCTCCCGGACGACTTCTTCTACGCCCATGAGGAGACCGACCTCGCCTGGCGTGCCCTGGACGCCGGCTGGTTCATCGACTACCGCGCCGACATGCTCCTGCACCACCCCGCGACCCCGCCGTCCCGGCACGCGGTCTACCACCGCATGGTCGCCAGGAACCGCGTGTGGCTCGCCCGGCGCAACCTGCCGATGCCCCTGATCCCCGTCTATCTCCTGGTATGGGTGCTCCTGACCCTCGCCCGCCGCCCGTCGCGCGCGGCGCTCGGGGCGTGGTTCCGCGGCTTCGCCGAGGGCTGGCGCACGCCGTGCGGTCCCCGCAGGCCGATGCGTTGGCGTACGGTATGGCGCCTGACCCGTCTGGGACGCCCCCCTGTCATCTGACAAGCTCGGGTCTGAGAACATCCCGGTGCCGCAGTAACGCGGCAGCGCCTACCGCCTTTGCCCTGCGAGGACGAGAGTTACCAGGTGAGTGAGACCACGCGCGAGAGCGCGCCCCCACGTGCCGTGCCCCTGGCCGAGCTGGCGGCCAGACACGGTCTGACCGTCAGCGGGGCGCGGCCGTCCCTACCGGACTACGTGAGGCAGCTTTGGGGGCGCCGGCATTTCATCGTCGCGTTCTCGCAGGCCAAGCTGATGGCCCAGTACGGGCAGGCCAAACTCGGCCAGCTCTGGCAGGTGTTCACGCCGATGCTGAACGCCGCCGTCTACTTCCTGATCTTCGGACTGCTGCTCGGCGGCCGGGGTGACATGGAGAACGGCGAGTACGTCCCGTTCCTCGTCACGGGCGTCTTCGTCTTCGCGTTCACCCAGAACTCGGTCCTCTCCGGCGTCAAGTCGATCTCGGGGAACCTCGGCCTGGTGCGGGCGCTCCACTTCCCGCGGGCGTCGCTCCCCATCTCGTTCTCGCTCCAGCAGCTCCAGCAGCTCCTGTTCTCGATGATCATCCTCTTCGTCGTGGTGCTCGGTTTCGGCCACATGCCGATGTGGACCTGGGTGCTCATCGTCCCCGCGCTCCTGCTCCAGCTCGTCTTCAACTCCGGTCTTGCGATGATCATGGCCAGGCTGGGCAGCAACACCCCCGACCTCGTCCAGCTGATGCCGTTCATCCTGCGCACCTGGATGTACGCGTCGGGCGTCATGTTCCCGCTCCGGCACATGATCGAGACCCGGGCGGACGGCCCGAGCTGGGTCGCGAGCGTGCTGGAGGCCAACCCGGCCGCCGTCTACATGGATCTGATGCGCTACGCGCTGATCGACGGCAGCTACCACGACACCGTCCCCGCCACGACCTGGTGGTTCGCGCTGGGCTGGGCGGTCGTCGTCGGCATAGGCGGATTCGTGTTCTTCTGGAAGGCAGAGGAGAAGTACGGCCGTGGCTGAGCAGAGCATTTCCGCGGTGGCGCCGGACGACGGGCGCCGGCCCACGGTCATCGCCGAGGACCTCCACATCGTCTACCGCGTCTACGGCGGCGGGAACCGGGGCAACGCCACCGCCGCCCTGCGCCGCATGGTCCGCCGCGAGCCCTCGCGCCGCGTGAGGGAGGTGCACGCCGTGCGGGGCGTCAGTTTCGTCGCCTACCGGGGGGAGGCGATCGGCCTCATCGGGACGAACGGTTCGGGCAAGTCGACCCTGCTGCGGGCCATCGCCGGGCTGCTCCCGGCGGAGCGCGGCCGGGTCTACACGGACGGCCAGCCGTCCCTGCTCGGGGTCAACGCGGCCCTGATGAACGACCTCACCGGCGAACGCAACGTCATCCTCGGCGGCCTGGCCATGGGCATGACCCGCGAGCAGATCAAGTCGCGTTACGACGACATCGTCGACTTCTCGGGGATCAACGACAAGGGCGACTTCATCTCCCTCCCGATGCGGACCTACTCCTCCGGCATGCAGGCCCGCCTGCGGTTCTCCATCGCCGCGGCGAAGGACCACGACGTGCTCATGATCGACGAGGCGCTGGCCACCGGTGACAAGAAGTTCCAGCGCCGCTCCGAGGCGCGGGTGCGGGAGCTGCGGGAGGAGGCCGGCACCGTCTTCCTCGTCAGCCACAACAACCGGTCCATCCGCAACACGTGCGACCGCGTCCTGTGGCTGGAGAAGGGCGAGCTGGTCATGGACGGCCCCACGGATCAGGTGCTCAAGGCGTACGAGGAGGAGACGGGCAAGTAGCCCGCGCCCCTCAGGTCCCGGCGTCACCGCGTGTCCCGCGCCGGGATTCGTCAGACCATAAGGTAAAACAACAGACATGACGACCACGGCGCCCCCGGTGCCCACGGACCGTACGGCCCCCACGGCGAGCACACCGCCCGGGGGCCGCCCGTGCTGACCGCCCCGCCCGGCGACGGCGACACCGGGGGCGTCCTCGCGAAGGCCGCCCACGAGAACTTCCCCGTGGCCCCCCGCTTCCTGCCCCGCGCCTGGCGGGACGACCTCATGGCCGTCTACGGCTTCGCCCGCCTCGTCGACGACATCGGCGACGGCGATCTCGCCCCCGGCGGCGGCGACGCCGTCCTCCTCGGCCTCGACGCCTCCGCCGCCGACGACCGGCCGGCCCTGCTGGACGCCGTGACCGACGACCTGTACCGCGTCTTCGACAGCGCCCGCGGCGGCACCCCGCCCCGCCATCCGCTGCTGCGCGAACTGATCCCCACCGTCCGCCGCGCCGGCCTGGAGCCCCGCCCGTTCCTCGACCTCATCGAGGCCAACCGCACGGACCAGCAGGTCAGCCGCTACCCCGATCTCGACGCCCTCCTGCACTACTGCACGCTGTCCGCCAACCCCGTCGGCCGCCTCGTCCTCGGCATCACCGGCACGGCGACCGAGGAGAGCGTGCGCAGGTCCGACGCCATCTGCACCGCGCT
Proteins encoded:
- a CDS encoding phosphocholine cytidylyltransferase family protein, whose translation is MIGLVLAAGAGRRLRPYTDTLPKALVPVVTPEGEDGESRTVLDLTLANFAEVGLTEAAIVVGYRKEAVVERRADLERRYGVRLTLVENDKAEEWNNAYSLWCARDVLREGVILANGDTVHPASVERTLLAARGEDRRIILALDTAKKLADEEMKVVTEPGKGVRRITKLMDPAEATGEYIGVTLIEPEAAGELADALRTTFERDPQLYYEDGYQELVNRGFRVDTAPIGEVSWVEIDNHEDLARGREIACRY
- a CDS encoding ABC transporter permease, coding for MSETTRESAPPRAVPLAELAARHGLTVSGARPSLPDYVRQLWGRRHFIVAFSQAKLMAQYGQAKLGQLWQVFTPMLNAAVYFLIFGLLLGGRGDMENGEYVPFLVTGVFVFAFTQNSVLSGVKSISGNLGLVRALHFPRASLPISFSLQQLQQLLFSMIILFVVVLGFGHMPMWTWVLIVPALLLQLVFNSGLAMIMARLGSNTPDLVQLMPFILRTWMYASGVMFPLRHMIETRADGPSWVASVLEANPAAVYMDLMRYALIDGSYHDTVPATTWWFALGWAVVVGIGGFVFFWKAEEKYGRG
- a CDS encoding CDP-alcohol phosphatidyltransferase family protein, whose protein sequence is MSKPSVAELRPVVHPAGVKDRRSGEHWAGRLYMREISLRWTRHLVNARVTPNQLTYLMVVAGVAAGAVLLVPGLAGALVAALLIQLYLLLDCVDGEVARWRRQTSVTGVYLDRVGHYLAEAALLVGFGVRAADVFAVEEHAPNWLWAFLGTLAALGAILIKAETDLVDVARTRSGLPAVRDEAAAPRSSGVAAARRAASALKFHRLVGGVEASLLILVVAILDLVRGDLFFTRLGVALLAAIAVLQTLLHLVSILASSRLR
- a CDS encoding ABC transporter ATP-binding protein; amino-acid sequence: MALPQGPLEHRYQGEHPVRTLVYLFGEARFRLLTAVLAFIVKHSPVWLLPLITANIIDIVVEKRPASELWVNTLVLVIVLLMNYPTHLLYVRCMHGSVRRVGTGLRSALCRRMQELSIGYHSRVSASTLQTKVIRDVENIEQSVQQSADTGLAAVITLVGGLIVIAVRVPAALPVFVVLVPASALLVRRLRGRLRGHNEKYRRQVEQLSARVGEMTSLIPVTRAHGLERAALVRVDGTLRKVLTAGIRLDLLNGHFGAIAWILLNTIGIGFLSGAAVIAYYAWLPITAGDVVMLSTFFTTLTGSMTMLMGLAPIISRGLESVRSAGEVLQAPDLEINAGKTEVTAVKGRIDFQRVDYRYDGEGAAAVTGFDLAVRPGETIALVGASGAGKSTVLNLLIGFIRPVSGRILLDGTDMATLDLRSYRRFLSVVPQESVLFEGSIRENVGYGMADADDRAVRAALADANALEFVEELPTGLDTVVGERGARLSGGQRQRIAIARALIRDPRILVLDEATSALDTRSEALVQEAMDRLMRGRTVFVVAHRLSTVRNADRIVVLDQGHIQEIGTHAELLRLGGAYARLQAKQMT
- a CDS encoding ABC transporter ATP-binding protein — its product is MAEQSISAVAPDDGRRPTVIAEDLHIVYRVYGGGNRGNATAALRRMVRREPSRRVREVHAVRGVSFVAYRGEAIGLIGTNGSGKSTLLRAIAGLLPAERGRVYTDGQPSLLGVNAALMNDLTGERNVILGGLAMGMTREQIKSRYDDIVDFSGINDKGDFISLPMRTYSSGMQARLRFSIAAAKDHDVLMIDEALATGDKKFQRRSEARVRELREEAGTVFLVSHNNRSIRNTCDRVLWLEKGELVMDGPTDQVLKAYEEETGK
- the hpnC gene encoding squalene synthase HpnC, whose translation is MLTAPPGDGDTGGVLAKAAHENFPVAPRFLPRAWRDDLMAVYGFARLVDDIGDGDLAPGGGDAVLLGLDASAADDRPALLDAVTDDLYRVFDSARGGTPPRHPLLRELIPTVRRAGLEPRPFLDLIEANRTDQQVSRYPDLDALLHYCTLSANPVGRLVLGITGTATEESVRRSDAICTALQIIEHLQDVAEDLRRDRIYLPADAMRRFHVTESDLALPTASASVRTLVAWLTEQARRLLDEGAPLVGALRGRLRLLLAGFVGGGRAAARAIADAGYDVLAGPPRPSRSGLLRAAGTTLRRGT
- a CDS encoding iron-containing alcohol dehydrogenase family protein, yielding MPVLTRLIPSPVSVDIAAGALDNLGGLLADQRISSSGRLAVAISNGSGTALRERLAPALPGAEWYEVCGGTIDAAVGLADAMRSGHYDAVVGLGGGKIIDVAKYAAARVGLPMVAVATNLAHDGICSPVSTLDNDAGRGSYGVPTPIALVVDLDVIRDAPLRYVRSGIGDAVSNLSAIADWELSRRETGEQVDGLAAAMARQAGEAVLRHPGGCGDDAFLTVLAEALVLSGIAMTIAGHTRPSSGACHEISHALDILYPGRSAPHGDQVGLGAAFAMHLRGARDDCLLIADVLRRHGLPVLPGDIGFSTEEFVSAVAFAPRTRPGRYTILEHLDLSNDEIRDAYADYVKTIGS
- the idi gene encoding isopentenyl-diphosphate Delta-isomerase, with amino-acid sequence MPHSSAAAAEPIMLELVDEDGTTIGTAEKLAAHRAPGRLHRAFSVFLFDASGRLLLQRRAHGKYHSPGVWSNTCCGHPLPGEAPFLAATRRTTEELGAAPESLRAVGTVRYNHPDPLSGLVEQEYNHLFAGLVAAPLRPDPAEVAETEFVTAAELARLRAGDTFSAWFGTVLDAALPGIRRVTGTDAGW
- a CDS encoding DUF5941 domain-containing protein — encoded protein: MSIAILTGSPVPGSPLEDDLRALGFTVTVAAEGDLTAALDRAAPEARVAVVDPRFTGHRHALRLALTDPRFEAAAIPGALTVLPPARPALASAAAGGAPRTDRLTDALAAAGTPVHRPELGTLTATVPATDTERARAAEAVAAVDDEAVRLRSAVKSRDGFTTTFLVSPYSRYIARWCARRGLTPNQVTTASLVTALIAAGCAATGTRGGFIAAGVLLLASFVLDCTDGQLARYSLQYSTLGAWLDATFDRAKEYAYYAGLALGAARGGDDVWALALAAMVLQSCRHIVDFAFNDAHPPAPPGGGSRAPAAATALSGRLDSIGWTVWARRMIVLPIGERWLLIAVLTALTTPRVTFIVLLAACGFAACYTTAGRLLRSRRLPGPTPEAARTLTGLTDSGPLAGLISRIPAPRGPFPAPAWALGGTVLLVASALWAGTDHAWYVVAAAVCYAIATGRAQAAPLRRPFDWLLPPLFRAAEYLTILVLAARSGVNGALPAAFGLVAACAYHHYDTVYRLRGGAGAPPPWLVMSTGGHEGRVLVVTVAAALWAAGQGFTTALAVLAGAVALLVLAESIRFWISSSAPAVHDETGEPA
- a CDS encoding glycosyltransferase; the protein is MGDRPAELRALLDSVAAQEGERIEVVVVGNGAALPDLPPGVRSVELPENLGIPGGRNVGIETFGPGGRDVDVLLFLDDDGLLPDKNTAELVRAAFADDPRLGIVSFRIADPATGTTQRRHVPRLRASDPMRSSRVTTFLGGANAVRSAVFQQVGGLPDDFFYAHEETDLAWRALDAGWFIDYRADMLLHHPATPPSRHAVYHRMVARNRVWLARRNLPMPLIPVYLLVWVLLTLARRPSRAALGAWFRGFAEGWRTPCGPRRPMRWRTVWRLTRLGRPPVI
- a CDS encoding ATP-binding protein, whose product is MDSRPEAPPRPGTTAPSGHAGTWRFTVPPDDLSVPRARHAVRDLLVRRAVPLTPDRLHSVLVILSELVTNAVRHAALLTPEIGVDIALDGRTLRVAVEDGHPYRPHALDVPPDGHGTGGRGLLLVQTIAEEAGGSSGADPTAAGGKTVWAVLPLDGHPPGPLTSPRRSP